Genomic DNA from Thermodesulfobacteriota bacterium:
TAATATCACTTAGAAAATTTTGCAGAAGTAGATTGAATTCAATTGACTTCTCTTGCATTATGAAGTGCCCGGACCCTTTTATTTGATGAAACTCTGATCCGTAGATATTTTGGTGGAGATACTCTCCATATTTGATTGGTGTGAGTATATCTTTATCTGAAGAGATTATAAGTGTAGGATGAGCTATCTTATCTAAATCATTTAATATATTAAACTCATTGCAGGCGATTAGATCGCCGTAGCTCACCTCTGGTCTAATACTTAGTAAACCGTCCCTAAATTCATGCTTTAATTCCTCCAAAGAGTCTTCAGCGAACATTCTTTGTGACGCCAGCTCGCAAAATTCTTTGTAATTATCCTTAGCAGCTATAAGTGTTTGTTGAGCTACGCTGAGTTTTGCCCCTGTTGCCACTAGAACCAGGGCATTTACTATCTCGGGGTTTTGAATTGCGATTAACATTGCAATCCCGCCGCCCATTGAATGACCTATCAATATTGGTCTGTTTAGCTTTAAAGTTTCAATGAACTCTATAAGAAAACTCTTATATTCTGCTATGGTTCTAAACCCTTCTCCTTCGGACTTGCCATGACCTGGCAAATCAATAGCTATAAAGTTGAACTTAGATGATCCTGAAAATCTATCTTTCTGAAATCGCCATGTGCTTGAGCTTTGTCCTGCGCCGTGAATGAACAAAAGGGTTGGGCGCGCATTATCGAAATTCTGAGCTTGGATAAAGTTTATCTTAGTTTTATTGATTATTACTTCAGACATGTATTAGAACTTTTGAGAGAGCTCAACTAGACTCTGAACTAAGAACTGCCGCAAGAATACAATTGCCAACAGCACTATGATTGGTGATAGATCTAAAGTGCCGCCGATCGGGGGAATGATTCTTCTGGCGTATCTAAGAACAGGTTCTGTCGCTCTATATAGAAATTGAACTATAGGATTATAAGGGCTTGGACTTACCCATGAAATTATGGCTCTGGCAACAATTATCCACATATAGACATTTAGTACCAGATCTAAAACCGTTGCGATTGCGCCTATAAAATTCCCACCTAAATTCATTACTTATCCCCCTTGGATAGTTCTTTTGATCGCTTGGTAGCGGCTTCTACTGCAGAGATTGTACTTGATCTAAACCCGCCTTTCTCTAAGTGATGAACACCTTCGATTGTAGTTCCTCCTGGTGAGGAGACTTTATCTTTAAACTGTGCAGGATGGGTCTCACCCTCAATTATCATCTTAGCCGTTCCATAAACAGTCTGAGCTGCCAGCCTGTGAGCCATATCTCTTGGTAGTCCCATTTTAACTCCGCCGTCAGCTAGAGCTTCTATAAAAATCGAGACATAAGCCGGCCCGCTACCGCTTAATCCCGTGACCGGATCTAACAGGCCCTCATCTTCAATCATAAGAGAAAGCCCAACAGAATCGAATATTTTTTTAACCCGTTTCTTTTCTTTAAGCGTAACATTTTCATTACAATAAAACACTGAAGCTCCGCTTAGAACTAATGCCGGCGTATTAGGCATTA
This window encodes:
- a CDS encoding alpha/beta hydrolase translates to MSEVIINKTKINFIQAQNFDNARPTLLFIHGAGQSSSTWRFQKDRFSGSSKFNFIAIDLPGHGKSEGEGFRTIAEYKSFLIEFIETLKLNRPILIGHSMGGGIAMLIAIQNPEIVNALVLVATGAKLSVAQQTLIAAKDNYKEFCELASQRMFAEDSLEELKHEFRDGLLSIRPEVSYGDLIACNEFNILNDLDKIAHPTLIISSDKDILTPIKYGEYLHQNIYGSEFHQIKGSGHFIMQEKSIEFNLLLQNFLSDIIE
- a CDS encoding YggT family protein, which gives rise to MNLGGNFIGAIATVLDLVLNVYMWIIVARAIISWVSPSPYNPIVQFLYRATEPVLRYARRIIPPIGGTLDLSPIIVLLAIVFLRQFLVQSLVELSQKF
- the proC gene encoding pyrroline-5-carboxylate reductase; protein product: MNKIGFIGAGNMAEALIKGLISSGLFKSSQIFIRDISKKRVSHVKSSYKVKVAATNKILAQESDLIVLAVKPNQIIKVVREIEETITTRKVLISIAAGITTSNISNLLKIKSKIVRVMPNTPALVLSGASVFYCNENVTLKEKKRVKKIFDSVGLSLMIEDEGLLDPVTGLSGSGPAYVSIFIEALADGGVKMGLPRDMAHRLAAQTVYGTAKMIIEGETHPAQFKDKVSSPGGTTIEGVHHLEKGGFRSSTISAVEAATKRSKELSKGDK